A stretch of the Streptococcus suis genome encodes the following:
- a CDS encoding phosphoribosylanthranilate isomerase, whose protein sequence is MFQTFLEIAEQLNKLGITPLLMGSVGLERRTGKDWQAGDLDIHVPSDPRGWEATDDERIYRADELIVMMNQVGYVLVDRHEHEFHKDGLSVEFGGLHSLPEFAGVELEDLEEIETAGVRYYLPTLEQYLKIYQASSKDSYRAENNNQKDFAKIAYLEEVLK, encoded by the coding sequence ATGTTTCAAACCTTTTTGGAAATAGCAGAGCAGTTAAACAAGCTAGGAATTACCCCCTTGTTAATGGGCTCAGTTGGTTTGGAAAGGCGCACAGGGAAGGACTGGCAGGCAGGAGATTTAGATATTCATGTTCCAAGTGATCCACGTGGCTGGGAAGCCACAGATGACGAACGGATCTATCGTGCTGATGAGCTGATTGTTATGATGAACCAAGTAGGTTATGTCCTAGTTGACCGTCACGAACATGAATTTCATAAAGATGGCTTATCTGTTGAGTTCGGAGGCCTACATTCACTGCCTGAATTTGCTGGTGTAGAGCTAGAAGATTTGGAAGAGATAGAAACAGCAGGTGTTCGCTATTACCTACCGACACTTGAACAATACCTGAAAATCTACCAAGCCTCTTCAAAAGATTCCTACCGAGCAGAAAATAACAATCAAAAAGACTTTGCCAAGATTGCTTACTTGGAAGAAGTATTGAAGTAG
- the rfbB gene encoding dTDP-glucose 4,6-dehydratase, with protein sequence MSQFKNIIVTGGAGFIGSNFVHYVYNNHPEVHVTVLDKLTYAGNRANIEAILGDRVELVVGDIADAELVDKLAAKADAIVHYAAESHNDNSLNDPSPFIHTNFIGTYTLLEAARKYDIRFHHVSTDEVYGDLPLREDLPGHGEGPGEKFTSETKYNPSSPYSSTKAASDLIVKAWVRSFGVKATISNCSNNYGPYQHIEKFIPRQITNILAGIKPKLYGEGKNVRDWIHTNDHSTGVWAILTKGRMGETYLIGADGEKNNKEVLELILEKMGQPKDAYDHVTDRAGHDLRYAIDASKLRDELGWTPQFTDFSEGLEETIQWYTNNQDWWKAEKEAVEANYAKTQEVLK encoded by the coding sequence ATGTCTCAATTTAAAAATATTATCGTAACTGGTGGAGCTGGTTTTATCGGTTCCAACTTCGTACACTATGTTTACAACAACCATCCAGAAGTCCATGTGACTGTGTTGGATAAATTAACTTATGCAGGAAACAGGGCTAATATTGAAGCTATCCTTGGTGACCGAGTTGAGCTTGTTGTTGGTGATATTGCTGATGCTGAGTTGGTTGACAAATTGGCTGCTAAGGCAGATGCCATTGTTCACTATGCGGCAGAAAGCCACAACGACAACTCTCTCAACGATCCAAGCCCATTCATCCATACCAACTTTATCGGTACCTATACTCTTCTTGAAGCGGCTCGTAAATACGACATCCGTTTCCACCATGTATCAACAGATGAGGTTTATGGTGATCTCCCATTGCGTGAAGACTTACCAGGTCATGGGGAAGGTCCAGGAGAGAAATTCACATCAGAAACAAAATACAACCCATCATCTCCTTATTCATCAACCAAGGCTGCATCAGACTTGATTGTCAAAGCATGGGTGCGTTCATTTGGTGTCAAAGCAACGATTTCCAACTGTTCAAACAACTACGGTCCATACCAGCACATCGAGAAATTTATCCCACGCCAAATCACCAACATCTTGGCAGGCATCAAGCCAAAGCTTTACGGTGAAGGTAAAAACGTCCGTGACTGGATTCATACCAACGATCACTCGACTGGTGTTTGGGCTATCTTGACGAAAGGCCGTATGGGTGAAACTTACCTGATCGGTGCTGACGGTGAGAAGAACAACAAAGAAGTGCTTGAATTGATTCTTGAAAAAATGGGTCAACCAAAAGATGCTTACGACCACGTGACTGACCGTGCAGGACACGATTTGCGCTATGCTATTGACGCAAGCAAACTTCGTGACGAGCTTGGTTGGACACCACAATTTACAGACTTCTCTGAAGGATTGGAAGAAACGATCCAGTGGTATACTAACAACCAAGACTGGTGGAAGGCTGAAAAAGAAGCTGTTGAAGCTAACTACGCGAAGACACAAGAAGTGCTTAAATAA
- the rfbD gene encoding dTDP-4-dehydrorhamnose reductase, with product MILITGANGQLGTELRYLLDERGVEYVAADVAEMDITDAEKVDAFFAEVKPSVVYHCAAYTAVDMAEDEGKELNYKINVTGSENVAKAAAKYGATLVYISTDYVFNGELPVGQEWQVDDQPDPQSEYGRTKRLGEEAVEKFADKFYTVRTAWVFGNYGKNFVFTMQNLAQTRDTLTVVNDQHGRPTWTRTLAEFMVYLVDTKQAFGYYHLSNDATDDTTWFDFATEILKDTNTKVLPVDSSQFPAKAKRPFNSTMSLDKAKATGFVIPTWQEALEEFYKQGKK from the coding sequence ATGATATTAATTACAGGTGCGAATGGTCAGTTGGGTACAGAATTGCGTTACTTATTAGATGAACGTGGTGTTGAGTATGTGGCTGCCGACGTAGCAGAAATGGACATCACGGATGCGGAAAAGGTTGATGCATTTTTTGCGGAAGTAAAGCCAAGTGTTGTTTACCACTGTGCAGCCTACACAGCTGTTGATATGGCTGAAGATGAAGGCAAGGAGCTTAACTACAAAATTAATGTAACAGGCTCTGAAAATGTTGCCAAGGCAGCAGCTAAATACGGTGCAACCCTTGTCTATATCTCAACAGACTATGTCTTCAACGGTGAGTTGCCAGTCGGTCAAGAATGGCAAGTAGATGACCAACCAGATCCGCAATCTGAATACGGTCGTACCAAGCGTTTGGGTGAGGAAGCGGTTGAGAAATTTGCAGACAAGTTCTACACAGTGCGTACGGCTTGGGTCTTTGGTAACTATGGCAAAAACTTTGTCTTTACCATGCAAAATCTTGCTCAAACTCGAGACACATTAACAGTAGTCAATGACCAACATGGCCGTCCAACCTGGACACGTACTCTTGCCGAATTTATGGTTTATTTGGTGGATACAAAGCAAGCATTTGGCTACTACCATTTGTCAAACGATGCGACTGATGACACAACTTGGTTTGACTTTGCAACAGAGATCCTCAAGGATACCAACACCAAGGTATTGCCAGTGGACTCTAGCCAGTTCCCAGCCAAGGCTAAGCGTCCTTTCAACTCAACCATGAGCTTGGATAAGGCAAAGGCAACAGGATTTGTCATCCCGACATGGCAAGAAGCCTTGGAAGAGTTTTATAAGCAAGGGAAGAAATAG